In Alosa sapidissima isolate fAloSap1 chromosome 4, fAloSap1.pri, whole genome shotgun sequence, the following are encoded in one genomic region:
- the LOC121707345 gene encoding G0/G1 switch protein 2-like — METLQEIIPFAKEMINQKPNRGMLKVYLVGSVVAVLGTVLGLVQTVCQSFSSVDDAALDAELAKLVARELREEERRRKREEVPEVVEKTNYGERKREEMAGVAHRSAATRLHAS; from the coding sequence ATGGAGACCCTCCAAGAAATTATTCCATTCGCCAAAGAGATGATCAACCAGAAGCCCAACCGGGGCATGCTGAAGGTTTACTTGGTGGGCTCAGTGGTGGCCGTCCTGGGGACGGTTCTGGGTTTGGTCCAGACTGTCTGTCAGTCGTTCTCTTCCGTTGACGACGCGGCTCTGGATGCGGAGCTAGCCAAACTGGTGGCACGGGAGTTGCGCGAAGAAGAGAGACGCAGAAAGCGTGAAGAGGTGCCTGAGGTGGTGGAGAAGACAAATTACGGCGAacgaaagagagaagagatggctGGTGTGGCTCATAGAAGCGCAGCAACACGACTCCACGCATCTTAA